A single window of Mycolicibacterium madagascariense DNA harbors:
- a CDS encoding aromatic ring-hydroxylating oxygenase subunit alpha: protein MAFDYTRMTATCAIDSPADATTLPPEVYGSDELYADEVDRIFRRGWIPLCRMEQIPTDGSYYSIDILGTPLVVTRDRHSEVRVLSRNCTHRWMELCSGAGEAKVLQCPYHLWSFGLDGHLAGAPEMKQSNGFNRADYGLKQFRHEVWKGFVFVNLDGQATPVAEQLAGLAEQVDPYDFENYQTVEHTEWGECEWDWKIMVDNFMECYHHMGPHRGSLEDEFPAHLSSTGEVGPYFTTMWSAQAPGYPISAPFMAPGADTLSPEHSRKTLIFIAYPLLQVAMGPGYMYWLKVLPLGAGRIEVHLDIAMSPAALAAPEFEERRNQLVKSICDIHREDLDVCAAVQKAINSGVTGVGRLSHLERPLWEFYRYLGRELGLLGTTTLASTG from the coding sequence ATGGCCTTCGACTACACGCGAATGACCGCCACCTGCGCCATCGATTCACCCGCCGACGCCACCACCCTGCCCCCCGAGGTCTACGGCAGCGACGAGCTCTACGCCGACGAGGTCGACCGCATCTTCAGACGCGGCTGGATCCCGCTGTGCCGCATGGAGCAGATCCCGACCGACGGCAGTTACTACAGCATCGACATCCTGGGCACCCCGCTGGTGGTCACCCGCGATCGGCACTCCGAGGTCCGGGTGCTCTCGCGCAACTGCACGCACCGCTGGATGGAACTCTGCAGCGGCGCCGGCGAGGCCAAGGTGCTGCAGTGTCCGTACCACCTGTGGTCGTTCGGTCTCGACGGCCACCTGGCCGGCGCACCGGAGATGAAGCAGTCCAACGGCTTCAACCGCGCCGACTACGGGCTCAAGCAGTTCCGGCACGAGGTGTGGAAGGGGTTCGTCTTCGTCAACCTCGACGGGCAGGCCACGCCGGTGGCCGAGCAGCTGGCCGGGCTCGCCGAACAGGTCGACCCCTACGACTTCGAGAACTACCAGACCGTCGAGCACACCGAATGGGGTGAGTGCGAATGGGATTGGAAGATCATGGTCGACAACTTCATGGAGTGCTACCACCACATGGGCCCGCACCGCGGGTCATTGGAGGACGAGTTCCCCGCCCACCTGAGCTCCACCGGTGAGGTCGGCCCCTACTTCACCACGATGTGGTCCGCGCAGGCGCCGGGTTACCCCATCAGCGCGCCGTTCATGGCGCCCGGTGCGGACACGCTCAGCCCCGAACACAGCCGCAAGACGCTGATCTTCATCGCCTACCCGCTGCTGCAGGTGGCGATGGGACCGGGCTACATGTACTGGCTCAAGGTGCTGCCGCTGGGTGCCGGGCGCATCGAGGTGCATCTCGACATCGCCATGTCGCCTGCCGCGCTCGCCGCGCCGGAGTTCGAGGAGCGGCGCAACCAACTGGTCAAGTCGATCTGCGACATCCATCGCGAGGATCTCGACGTCTGCGCGGCCGTGCAGAAGGCCATCAACTCCGGGGTGACCGGTGTCGGCCGGCTGTCGCACCTGGAACGTCCGCTCTGGGAGTTCTACCGATACCTCGGTCGCGAACTGGGGCTCCTCGGCACGACCACTCTCGCATCCACCGGCTAG
- the glnT gene encoding type III glutamate--ammonia ligase has protein sequence MTTVLNGQHAQPGTATTAAAVADRLAESGVKYAAISFVDMHGKPKAKMVPLNHLGQATKGSEMFTGAALDGVPQDVNDDEVAPHPDLDAGIITPFNREVAWFPGDLWIGDAPFEACSRQILKRVTADAATLGYTFNLGIETEFFLLTDDRVGTPAPASLDDDLDKPCYDLRGLLHNYGIVDEIVTAMNELGWDVYSFDHEDGNGQFETDFTYTDAVSMSDRFVFFRMMVGEIARKHGLFASWMPKPFADRTGSGAHYNMSLAGTDGANLFEATDDPRNCGLSTLGYQFIAGVLRHAPAICAVIAPTVNSYKRLVKQGSMSGLTWAPIFACYGDNNRTNMLRIPRGGGRVECRAADSANNPYLGAALMLAAGLEGIREGLDPGEPNRDNLYRLSDADLVERGIGWLPRSLDGAIDALESDPLARSVFGSAMFDSFVSEKRLEWESYTAHVSAWETDRYLRFF, from the coding sequence ATGACCACGGTGTTGAACGGGCAGCACGCCCAACCCGGGACGGCGACCACGGCGGCGGCGGTCGCCGACCGGCTCGCGGAGTCCGGCGTCAAGTACGCGGCCATCAGCTTCGTCGACATGCACGGCAAGCCCAAGGCCAAGATGGTGCCGCTCAACCACCTCGGGCAGGCGACGAAGGGCTCGGAGATGTTCACCGGCGCCGCCCTGGACGGCGTGCCGCAGGACGTCAACGACGACGAGGTCGCGCCACACCCCGACCTCGACGCGGGCATCATCACCCCGTTCAACCGCGAGGTCGCCTGGTTCCCCGGGGACCTGTGGATCGGCGACGCGCCGTTCGAGGCGTGCAGCCGTCAGATCCTCAAGCGGGTCACGGCGGACGCCGCCACGCTGGGCTACACCTTCAACCTCGGGATCGAGACGGAGTTCTTCCTGCTGACCGACGACCGCGTCGGCACGCCCGCCCCGGCCAGTCTCGACGACGACCTCGACAAGCCCTGCTACGACCTGCGCGGGCTGCTGCACAACTACGGCATCGTCGACGAGATCGTCACGGCGATGAACGAATTGGGTTGGGATGTCTACTCGTTCGACCACGAAGACGGCAACGGCCAGTTCGAGACCGACTTCACCTACACCGACGCGGTGTCGATGTCGGATCGGTTCGTCTTCTTCCGGATGATGGTCGGTGAGATCGCACGCAAGCACGGGCTGTTCGCGTCGTGGATGCCCAAGCCCTTCGCCGACCGGACGGGCAGCGGTGCGCACTACAACATGTCGCTGGCGGGCACCGACGGCGCGAACCTGTTCGAGGCGACCGACGACCCGCGCAACTGTGGGTTGTCCACGCTGGGCTATCAGTTCATCGCCGGCGTGCTGCGGCATGCCCCGGCGATCTGCGCCGTGATTGCCCCGACGGTCAACAGCTACAAGCGATTGGTCAAGCAGGGCAGCATGTCCGGTCTCACCTGGGCGCCGATCTTCGCCTGCTACGGAGACAACAACCGCACCAACATGCTGCGGATCCCGCGGGGCGGTGGCCGCGTCGAGTGTCGCGCCGCCGACAGCGCCAACAACCCCTACCTCGGGGCGGCGCTGATGCTCGCGGCGGGTCTCGAGGGCATCCGCGAGGGTCTCGACCCCGGTGAGCCCAACCGCGACAACCTCTACCGGCTGTCCGACGCCGATCTCGTCGAGCGCGGAATCGGTTGGCTACCAAGGTCGTTGGACGGTGCCATCGACGCGTTGGAGAGCGATCCGCTGGCGCGGTCGGTGTTCGGCTCCGCCATGTTCGACTCCTTCGTCTCGGAGAAGCGTCTGGAGTGGGAGTCCTACACCGCGCACGTGTCGGCGTGGGAGACCGATCGCTACCTGAGGTTCTTCTAG
- a CDS encoding SDR family NAD(P)-dependent oxidoreductase produces the protein MAAGNPVAVVTGGGRGIGAGISTALARHGFDAVIGWTSDEDSAVKTAARIGETTSARTLLVRGDVADEQTSKDLAAAALAEFGRLDCWVNNAGYMAAGSILELTGDQVRRCFEINLLGTFYGIQSAAAAMGEAGGRIVNISSEAGIRAWPLYGAYAPSKFAQIGLGQVAALELGRRGITVNTVCPGIIETDMVLDKWAAESAVTQTPVADIRAAVTAETLTGALCTPEDVGDAVAWLASASAGSVTGQSICVNAGVTLH, from the coding sequence GTGGCTGCCGGCAACCCGGTCGCCGTCGTCACCGGAGGGGGCCGCGGCATCGGCGCGGGCATCAGCACCGCGCTGGCCCGGCACGGCTTCGACGCCGTCATCGGCTGGACCTCGGACGAGGACTCCGCGGTCAAGACGGCGGCCCGGATCGGCGAGACCACCTCGGCCCGAACCCTTCTGGTGCGCGGTGACGTCGCCGACGAGCAAACGTCGAAGGACCTCGCCGCGGCCGCGCTCGCCGAGTTCGGCCGACTGGACTGCTGGGTCAACAACGCGGGCTACATGGCGGCGGGATCGATCCTGGAACTGACCGGCGATCAGGTCCGGCGGTGCTTCGAGATCAACCTGCTGGGGACGTTCTACGGCATCCAGAGCGCGGCGGCGGCCATGGGGGAGGCGGGTGGTCGCATCGTCAACATCTCCTCCGAGGCGGGCATCCGGGCCTGGCCGCTCTACGGCGCCTACGCCCCGTCCAAGTTCGCGCAGATCGGACTCGGACAGGTCGCGGCGCTGGAGTTGGGGCGACGGGGCATCACCGTGAACACCGTGTGCCCGGGCATCATCGAGACCGACATGGTGCTCGACAAGTGGGCTGCCGAGTCGGCCGTCACGCAGACGCCGGTCGCCGACATCCGTGCTGCCGTCACGGCCGAGACGTTGACCGGAGCCCTGTGCACCCCCGAGGACGTCGGCGACGCCGTCGCCTGGTTGGCCAGTGCGTCCGCGGGAAGCGTGACGGGACAGTCGATCTGCGTGAACGCCGGGGTGACACTCCATTGA
- a CDS encoding creatininase family protein produces MTRHWGELSSRQLADRFATDPDTVVLIPVGATEQHGPHLPVGTDTIVAAALADAAAGDVALVLPPLAFGASQFHGTELAGTIACTGHETAAAALRVAAACADSGARRVLFVNGHVGNAAPLWIACDDFRHRFPDSGVGVMQWWELSPDIAQRATADAVDWHANAAETSLMLVLRPELVDVEQMRTADDPDRTAGVVFRYPVQHVSTNGVTGHPSRASKTLGLELWNDVVAAARAMVVAAHDEVPPLR; encoded by the coding sequence TTGACGCGGCACTGGGGCGAGCTGTCCTCCCGGCAACTGGCGGATCGCTTCGCAACCGACCCCGACACCGTGGTGCTCATACCGGTCGGCGCGACCGAACAGCACGGTCCGCATCTGCCGGTCGGCACCGACACCATCGTCGCGGCGGCGCTGGCCGACGCGGCTGCCGGTGACGTCGCACTGGTGTTGCCGCCCTTGGCGTTCGGCGCCAGCCAGTTCCACGGCACGGAGCTGGCCGGCACGATCGCCTGCACCGGCCACGAGACCGCGGCCGCGGCGCTGCGCGTCGCCGCGGCCTGTGCCGACTCCGGCGCGCGCCGGGTGCTCTTCGTCAACGGGCACGTCGGCAATGCCGCGCCGCTGTGGATCGCGTGCGACGACTTCCGACACCGGTTCCCCGACAGCGGTGTCGGGGTCATGCAGTGGTGGGAGCTGTCCCCCGATATCGCCCAGCGGGCCACCGCCGACGCCGTGGACTGGCACGCCAACGCCGCCGAGACGTCGCTGATGCTGGTGCTGCGTCCCGAGCTGGTCGACGTCGAGCAGATGCGCACCGCCGACGACCCCGATCGCACCGCGGGCGTCGTGTTCCGCTACCCGGTGCAGCACGTCTCCACCAACGGTGTCACCGGTCATCCCTCGCGGGCCTCGAAGACGTTAGGCCTCGAACTGTGGAACGACGTGGTCGCCGCGGCACGGGCGATGGTCGTCGCCGCACATGACGAGGTGCCACCATTGAGGTAG
- a CDS encoding TetR/AcrR family transcriptional regulator, giving the protein MPSRESQAADPGSPRARIINAATKLFSEKGYARTTMSDIARASGLQQSSLYYWFRNKEGLLQETLLVNRAPLDFIAEVGAGSGSPAVKLYRLLRYDTLQLALSPIDFNEIQRIAHEQRSEFGQFWTDYERLKQWAADLIGAAISEGRFVDCDRDETAGLLLNFDEGAQKRTRLHTDEGDRADEAIRVAEQVAVIAVRSLLKRPSDITRVTAQAAQFDDVELALRVIRRQSD; this is encoded by the coding sequence GTGCCGTCACGGGAATCGCAGGCCGCCGATCCGGGTTCGCCGAGGGCGCGCATCATCAACGCCGCGACGAAGTTGTTCTCCGAGAAGGGGTACGCGCGGACCACGATGAGCGACATCGCCCGCGCGTCCGGGTTGCAGCAGTCCTCCCTCTACTACTGGTTCCGCAACAAGGAGGGGCTGCTGCAGGAGACGCTGCTGGTGAATCGGGCCCCATTGGACTTCATCGCCGAGGTGGGTGCGGGCTCCGGCTCGCCCGCGGTGAAGCTGTACCGCTTATTGCGCTACGACACACTGCAACTCGCCCTGTCGCCGATCGACTTCAACGAGATTCAGCGCATCGCCCACGAGCAGCGCAGCGAGTTCGGTCAGTTCTGGACGGACTACGAGCGGCTCAAGCAGTGGGCGGCCGACCTCATCGGCGCCGCGATCAGCGAGGGCAGGTTCGTCGACTGCGACAGGGACGAGACGGCGGGGCTGCTGCTCAACTTCGACGAGGGCGCCCAGAAGCGCACCCGGCTGCACACCGACGAGGGGGATCGCGCGGACGAGGCGATCCGGGTGGCCGAGCAGGTCGCCGTCATCGCGGTGCGCAGTCTGCTGAAGCGGCCCAGCGACATCACCCGCGTCACGGCGCAGGCCGCGCAGTTCGACGACGTGGAACTGGCACTGCGCGTGATACGGCGGCAGTCCGACTGA
- a CDS encoding N-acetyltransferase produces MTPLVPDDFAVPPDLRAARFRLEPLGPQHNTADLAAWTSSIDHIRHTPGFEGRSWPPDGGYTPERNLADLVQHAEEFEQRVAFAYTVLAPDGDHVIGCLYLDPGPTPGSVHVRSWVRADVADLDRVLRAAVREWLDDAWPFEEIVYAG; encoded by the coding sequence GTGACGCCTCTGGTTCCCGACGACTTCGCCGTGCCGCCCGATCTTCGGGCGGCACGGTTTCGGTTGGAACCCCTTGGGCCGCAACACAACACCGCCGACCTGGCCGCGTGGACGTCGAGCATCGACCACATTCGGCACACCCCCGGTTTCGAGGGTCGCAGTTGGCCGCCGGACGGCGGGTACACCCCGGAGCGCAACCTCGCCGACCTGGTTCAGCACGCCGAGGAGTTCGAGCAGCGGGTGGCCTTCGCCTACACGGTCCTCGCGCCCGACGGCGACCACGTCATCGGCTGCCTCTACCTCGACCCCGGACCGACGCCGGGCAGCGTCCACGTGCGGTCCTGGGTGCGCGCCGACGTCGCCGACCTCGATCGGGTGCTGCGCGCTGCGGTGCGCGAATGGCTGGACGACGCATGGCCGTTCGAGGAGATCGTCTACGCGGGCTGA
- a CDS encoding GlsB/YeaQ/YmgE family stress response membrane protein: MIGTLIGAIVVGLIVGALARLVMPGKQNIGMIMTIVLGAIGSFLGTWVSYKLGYSNQNGGFKIIPFLVGIVFAVILIAGYLGITGRRGAKTR; the protein is encoded by the coding sequence ATGATCGGAACCCTCATCGGCGCCATCGTCGTCGGTCTCATCGTCGGCGCGCTCGCGCGTCTCGTCATGCCGGGCAAGCAGAACATCGGCATGATCATGACGATCGTGCTTGGCGCCATCGGCTCGTTCCTCGGTACCTGGGTGTCCTACAAGCTGGGGTACTCGAACCAGAACGGCGGCTTCAAGATCATTCCGTTCCTGGTCGGCATCGTCTTCGCGGTCATCCTCATCGCCGGCTACCTCGGCATCACCGGCCGCCGCGGTGCCAAGACGCGATGA
- a CDS encoding aminotransferase-like domain-containing protein: protein MPVSRYKRVVDALAADIRSGRLRAGTRLPTHRQLASTEGLALVTASRVYAELQAIGLVSGEPGRGTFVRDTVLPPSHGIDQQAVAADVTDLTFNYPALPEQADLLRAALRDLASSGDLDALLRYQPHGGRYHERDSVARHLARRGLTVDAERVLIVNGGQHGLAVTALALLQPGDVVAVDALSYPGFTALARTLRLELASLPALADATDLDALERLCRTRRVRAVYAMPTVHNPLGWVTTVAHRERLADIARRHELVIVEDAAYAYLADRPPAPLAALAPERTVYVSGLSKSVATGLRIGFVCAPQTLVPSIERAIRTTTWNTPALMTGIACRWLDDGTVDRLEASKRADAAARQAIAREVLAGLPVVGHPSSYFLWLPLPDEVRADRIAAALLAEHVSVSTAEPFTTSAHVPHAVRLALGSAEPAALRAALETVRRVVDAHTNL, encoded by the coding sequence GTGCCGGTCTCGCGATACAAGCGCGTCGTGGATGCGCTGGCCGCGGACATCCGGTCCGGGCGGCTCCGGGCGGGCACTCGACTACCCACCCATCGTCAGCTCGCGAGCACCGAGGGGCTTGCCCTGGTCACCGCGTCGCGGGTCTACGCCGAGTTGCAGGCCATCGGCCTGGTGAGCGGGGAACCCGGCCGGGGCACCTTCGTCAGGGACACCGTCCTCCCCCCGAGCCACGGCATCGACCAGCAAGCCGTGGCCGCCGACGTCACCGACCTCACCTTCAACTATCCCGCGCTGCCCGAACAAGCCGACCTCCTCCGCGCCGCGCTCAGGGACCTCGCCTCCTCGGGTGACCTCGACGCGCTCCTGCGCTATCAGCCCCACGGCGGTCGGTATCACGAACGAGATTCCGTCGCACGGCATTTGGCGCGACGCGGCTTGACCGTCGATGCCGAACGGGTGCTGATCGTCAACGGCGGCCAGCATGGCCTGGCCGTCACCGCCCTGGCGCTCCTGCAGCCCGGCGACGTCGTCGCGGTGGACGCACTGAGCTACCCGGGGTTCACGGCGCTCGCTCGAACGTTGCGTTTGGAGTTGGCCTCCCTACCCGCACTGGCCGACGCCACGGACCTCGACGCGCTGGAACGGCTCTGCAGGACGAGGAGGGTGCGCGCCGTCTATGCGATGCCCACCGTCCACAATCCGCTGGGCTGGGTCACCACGGTTGCGCATCGAGAACGGCTGGCGGACATCGCACGCCGGCACGAACTCGTCATCGTCGAGGACGCGGCGTATGCGTACCTGGCTGACCGGCCACCCGCTCCCCTTGCGGCGCTCGCCCCGGAGCGCACGGTGTACGTCTCGGGATTGTCCAAGAGCGTCGCCACGGGTCTTCGGATCGGGTTCGTCTGCGCCCCACAGACATTGGTTCCATCGATCGAACGTGCCATCCGCACGACCACCTGGAACACCCCCGCGTTGATGACGGGAATCGCCTGCCGCTGGCTCGACGACGGCACCGTCGACCGGTTGGAGGCGAGCAAGCGGGCCGACGCCGCAGCCCGTCAGGCCATCGCCCGCGAGGTGTTGGCCGGGCTGCCCGTCGTCGGACATCCGTCGTCGTACTTCCTGTGGCTCCCGCTGCCCGACGAGGTGCGCGCCGATCGGATCGCAGCGGCCCTGCTCGCCGAGCACGTGTCGGTCTCGACGGCCGAACCGTTCACCACCTCCGCCCACGTGCCGCACGCGGTCCGACTGGCGCTCGGCTCGGCCGAACCCGCGGCCCTACGCGCCGCGCTGGAGACCGTGCGGCGGGTCGTCGACGCACACACCAATCTTTGA
- a CDS encoding DJ-1/PfpI family protein — MHISILTFEGYNELDSLIALGVLNRVKQPGWRVSIAAPAPRVRSMNGVVVESMGTLEEASDADAVIVGSGIRTREVVADGALLARLRLDPSRQLVAAQCSGTLVLATLGLLDGVPACTDLTTKPWVQAAGVDVVNQPFFAKENVATAGGCLASPYLAAWVIARLVGVDAAASALHYVAPVGEKDDYVQRAMRNVSPYLPAGRALTPVR, encoded by the coding sequence ATGCACATTTCGATCCTCACCTTCGAGGGCTACAACGAACTGGACTCGCTCATCGCCCTCGGTGTGCTCAATCGGGTGAAGCAACCCGGTTGGCGCGTGTCGATCGCCGCTCCCGCTCCGCGTGTTCGGTCGATGAACGGGGTCGTGGTCGAGTCGATGGGCACGCTCGAAGAGGCAAGTGACGCCGACGCGGTGATCGTCGGTAGCGGAATTCGGACCCGCGAGGTCGTGGCCGACGGCGCGCTCCTGGCACGACTGCGGCTCGACCCGTCGCGCCAGCTGGTCGCCGCCCAGTGCTCGGGGACCCTGGTCCTGGCCACGCTCGGACTGCTCGATGGCGTCCCGGCGTGCACGGATCTGACGACGAAGCCGTGGGTGCAGGCGGCCGGCGTCGACGTGGTGAACCAACCCTTCTTCGCCAAGGAAAACGTCGCCACGGCGGGGGGCTGCCTGGCGTCGCCCTACCTGGCGGCCTGGGTGATCGCGCGCCTGGTCGGTGTCGACGCGGCCGCGAGCGCGCTGCACTACGTGGCTCCCGTCGGCGAGAAGGACGACTACGTGCAGCGGGCGATGCGCAACGTCAGTCCCTACCTGCCCGCGGGACGGGCGCTGACACCCGTGCGCTGA
- a CDS encoding CDP-diacylglycerol diphosphatase: protein MPSHRFRLGALLAALLLVPAGVAHADGDPSALWHIVGDRCVPNEVAHGDPAPCAEVDLAQGSAVLKDLVGPTQYLLIPTVRTSGIDDPAVLAPGRPNYFAAAWRARSFVDATAGFALPRDWLSLAINSAFARSQDQLHIHVDCVSRDVHRALQDQAAAVGPTWAPFPVPLAGHRYDARWVGGDALDGVDPFTLVANEIPGARADMAARTIVVVGALGADRRAGFVVLTDHADPATGDLAEGEQLQDHELCPQLAAAAPGK from the coding sequence GTGCCGTCACACCGGTTTCGCCTCGGCGCCCTGCTGGCAGCGCTACTCCTCGTTCCGGCGGGCGTGGCCCACGCGGACGGTGACCCCAGCGCGCTGTGGCACATCGTCGGTGACCGGTGCGTGCCGAATGAGGTCGCCCACGGCGATCCCGCGCCCTGTGCCGAGGTCGACCTCGCGCAGGGGTCGGCGGTGTTGAAGGATCTCGTCGGGCCCACCCAGTACCTGCTGATTCCGACCGTGCGTACGTCGGGGATCGACGACCCGGCCGTGCTGGCTCCCGGCAGGCCGAACTACTTCGCCGCGGCGTGGCGGGCCCGGTCGTTCGTCGACGCGACGGCGGGGTTCGCGCTGCCGCGGGACTGGCTGAGCCTGGCCATCAACTCGGCGTTCGCCCGTTCGCAGGACCAACTGCACATTCACGTCGACTGCGTGAGCCGCGACGTGCATCGGGCGCTGCAGGATCAGGCCGCCGCGGTGGGTCCGACCTGGGCGCCGTTCCCGGTGCCTCTGGCCGGCCATCGGTACGACGCGAGGTGGGTCGGTGGGGACGCACTCGACGGCGTCGACCCGTTCACGTTGGTGGCCAACGAGATTCCCGGTGCTCGAGCCGACATGGCGGCCCGCACGATCGTCGTGGTCGGAGCTCTCGGCGCCGACCGCAGAGCGGGTTTCGTCGTCCTGACCGATCATGCGGATCCCGCGACCGGCGACCTCGCCGAGGGTGAACAGCTTCAGGACCACGAGCTGTGCCCGCAGTTGGCGGCGGCCGCGCCTGGCAAGTGA
- a CDS encoding SRPBCC family protein, with amino-acid sequence MTDSEDGRVTRSVEVGADPDELFAIVANPRRHAELDGSGTVTGNKSGPTNLVAGSKFSTKMKMFGVPYRLTSTVTEATPGRTMEWRHPFGHHWRWEFEPTAPGRTRVTETFDYSNRTWYYRATGFVKSNARGIEATLAKLRERYPVA; translated from the coding sequence ATGACGGATTCAGAGGACGGCAGGGTCACCCGGTCGGTCGAGGTCGGCGCCGACCCGGACGAATTGTTCGCCATCGTGGCCAATCCCCGGCGGCACGCCGAGCTCGACGGCTCGGGCACCGTCACCGGGAACAAGAGCGGGCCGACGAATCTCGTTGCGGGAAGCAAGTTCTCGACGAAGATGAAGATGTTCGGCGTGCCCTACCGCCTCACCAGCACGGTCACCGAGGCGACGCCGGGGCGGACCATGGAGTGGCGCCATCCCTTCGGCCATCACTGGCGATGGGAGTTCGAGCCGACGGCACCCGGCCGCACCAGGGTCACCGAGACCTTCGACTACAGCAACCGCACGTGGTACTACCGGGCGACCGGCTTCGTGAAGAGCAACGCCAGGGGCATCGAGGCGACGCTGGCCAAACTGCGCGAGCGCTACCCCGTCGCCTGA
- a CDS encoding type II toxin-antitoxin system PemK/MazF family toxin has product MTRSLEPGTVVWIDLDPTVGREQAGRRPAVVVASNGYLGAVKELVIVVPATTRRRGWPQHVELTGPGLRLSEPTYAMTEQPRTISRRRVTGRAGRVGDPCLATIRRWLDDFLHD; this is encoded by the coding sequence GTGACCCGGTCTCTCGAGCCCGGCACGGTGGTCTGGATCGACCTGGACCCGACCGTGGGTCGCGAACAGGCAGGTCGTCGCCCCGCCGTCGTGGTCGCATCGAACGGTTACCTCGGGGCGGTCAAGGAACTCGTGATCGTCGTGCCAGCCACCACGCGGCGCCGCGGATGGCCGCAGCACGTCGAGTTGACGGGACCAGGGCTACGCCTCTCCGAACCGACCTACGCCATGACCGAGCAACCCCGCACCATCAGTCGGCGACGCGTGACCGGTCGCGCCGGCCGAGTCGGCGACCCGTGCCTCGCGACGATCCGGCGCTGGCTCGACGACTTCCTCCACGACTGA